The following is a genomic window from Rhodopirellula islandica.
CCGACCGTCGGTGCATGACAGCGATGGGCTGCTGATCCAAACCGGTCCCGAGTCATGGCGTTGGCGGGCGTTTGCACGTCAGAGCTATCCGTCGGTGACTTCCACCGAGGTGGAATCGCTTCACGGCTTTGGATTGATCCAGCGGAACCGGGCCTTCTATCACTACGACGATCACAACGCTCGCTACGACAAACGCCCGAGCGTCTGGATCCAACCCGACTCCCCGTGGCCTGACGGTCGAATTGAATTGCTGGAACTGCCCGGAGCACACGAAGGCATCGACAACTTGGCGGCATACTGGTTGCCGCCTGAATCCATGTTGGAACCGACGCACGATCCCAATTCAAAACCGAATGCCTCCCAAGCCACTGGTGAGACGCTCAACGCATCGAAACCAACCGTCGACGCCGAAGCGGATGCTGCGACAGTCAGTGCTTTGGTGGAGCCAAGTGCTTCCACGGAACCAACCCTGACACCACTTCAACTCGCCTACGAAGTTCGCTTTTTCGCCGGTGATCCGCCCGAACACAACGTTCTCGGTCGAGCCACCAACCTGACCGTCCAACGCCCCAAAGACGATTCCCAACCAATTGAAATGGAGATTCGTTTTGCCGGCCCCGTCCTTCGAAGCTTGCCCGCTGATCATCCGCCTGCGATCCAGTCCAACTCCATCGCAGGAGAAATCACCGAGACAGAATTGACGCGAACCGAAGAGGGTGACTGGATCTTACGCTTCGACGTGACCTTGTCGGATGACAACCCTGGTGACCGTCCCGTCGAGTTGACGCTCAAACTCGTCAGCGAAGACCATCCGGTTTCAGAAACGTTCTGCTATCTCTTGCCACCAGCAGAACCTGAGTTTGTCTATCCCGCGGTCTACACACGGCAAGAGTAACCGCCGCAACGCGAGCACTTGGCTCAGGCGAACGAAGGCCGACTATTTTTCCGGCTTGGCATCCGTCGGAACAGAAGAAGCAATTCGCCCTCCCTGAACCAAGACCTCCAGTTCATCGGTGAACTGCTGCTTCAAAGCTTCTGCACCTGGATAACCTTGGTGGACCGCTTCGACCACTCCTGAAGGTGCAATCAAAAGCGTCAAAGGAATGGACTTGGCGGAGAACAATTCAATCAGATCCCCCTTGGGATCCGAGGCGACCGCCACATCCCAATCTTGCTCGCTGACGAACCCTTTGACCAAAGCCGAACTCTCGCCAACGTTCACGGCATAAAACTGAACGCCCTTGTCAGCGAATGCCTTGGTCGTCTCAGCGAGCACTGGCATCGCTTGCAAGCAAGGACCGCACCAAGTCGCCCAGAAATCCAGCACGAAGACCTTTCCCTTCAGGTCGTCTTTTCGAATGATGGAACCATCCAGAAGCGTCAACTCAAAGTCGGGAATGGATTCGCCCAGGAGGGGATGCTCGGCAAGTTCTTCGGAGGACTGCTGCTGAAAATCTTCCAGGGACTCATACTCCACGGCCCCCGGCGGCGGAGTGTATTGGAAGAGTTTTTCATCGACCTCACCGATCACCCGCCAAGATTTGAAGTCGTATCGCAACGAATACGCGTACCCTTGAGGCACCGCAACTTGTCCGGTTGCGATCAACATCGGCGTCAGATCAACGAGCAGACGCAACGGCCGCGGTTTGCTGTCGTCACTGATCCAAAGATCCCAAGTGACGCCATCCTTTTGCTGCCCACGAAGATGGATGGAGTCGATGCTGCCTCGGTACTTCATTTTCCCCGCGACTTCGACCGACTTCATCCCACCGAGAAATGTGACCGCCGGATCAACGCCTGCCAAAGTCAGGGCCAAGACCGCCTCGGGGTAAGGCCCCAGGTTCAGCTCGGAACGAGTCGCGAGTTCTTGGGACGACGCCACCTCTGACAAGCGGAAGAAGGCTTCGGGTGTCAACGCCACCACGCCTTTTTCACCATCTGAATACAACCGTTTTCGATCGTCAGCGGACTTGTAATAAATCGTGTATTGATCGGGGTACTTCGACGCGATTTCGTAGACCGACTCCGCCGTTTCAACGACCTCCCCTCCCATCACAGTTTCCACCGACAGGTCCACCGTCGCGCGAGAGACATCCGCTTTCAAGATCCTCGAAAACAGAGGCGTCAAAGCCTCCCGAACGTCTTCGCTGAGTTCAAACGAAGGCTTGTCCTGCGAGTGAGTGACCGATGGGATTGCGACGAATGCCACGCAGAACAGCAACAACGGCTGGGCAAGCCATTTTCTAAAACCAACACAGTTCACAACAGCAGCCAATCAACAAAAGAAGCAAGACAAGAGTGGGGCAGGATGCCGATCAGGCGGGGAAGCTCTTGAGAAACGCGACGCTTTCTCGAACGCTATCCAATGGTGCGGGTGACTGATCTTGCTCGACATGGCATTGATCCACACCAATTTCGCGAGCCAAATTCATCACCGCGGGAATGTCGATGATGCCGTTGCCGAGTTCTTGGAAGGCGTCGTTGGGAACCTGTCCCTCGTCGGTGATCACTGGCGTGTCCTTCTTCAGATCCTTCAGGTGCACCTGACTGATCCTCCCCGCCAAACGACGCATCATTTCAATGGGATCTCGGCCGCCAATTTTGGCCCAGAACACATCCAATTCGAACTCCATTTTGTGCGGGTCAAAACGCTCGACGAAGATGTCAAACGCGGTCAGCTTGTCCGCATTTTTCGCGTCGCCGCTTTCATTCGAATTGTTGTCCGCGTTCGCCGCTTCCGGGTTGTTGAACGTGGCGAATTCAAAGGAGTGGTTGTGGTAACACATCCGCATCCCAGCGTTGCGAGTCTGATCAGCCGCCTTGTTGGCTCGATCCGCAATCGCGCGGCACTT
Proteins encoded in this region:
- a CDS encoding glucan biosynthesis protein, which translates into the protein MFFDRCVARLLSLTGLAGVLALSFTTSSAKAVDLIDVRDFESLCELAAERSQQEYGPPPPLPEPLASWQYDDYIKVKYRPERATWFDQGLPFWLETFHRGFVQTDVVELFTLNPSPTGDTISQRIAFNTDDFLYETPLQADEIPPAGHAGFRVVGPFPNRPDAQEMLSFIGSSYFRGRSGDTIYGASTRGLAINIAMMQEEEFPDFRAFWIQMPAADSDQISILAFLDSPSVTGAYRFRLLPGNEVTRVKVQAQIFFRDRPQKIALAPLTSMWMWGDGLKGPPKDSRPSVHDSDGLLIQTGPESWRWRAFARQSYPSVTSTEVESLHGFGLIQRNRAFYHYDDHNARYDKRPSVWIQPDSPWPDGRIELLELPGAHEGIDNLAAYWLPPESMLEPTHDPNSKPNASQATGETLNASKPTVDAEADAATVSALVEPSASTEPTLTPLQLAYEVRFFAGDPPEHNVLGRATNLTVQRPKDDSQPIEMEIRFAGPVLRSLPADHPPAIQSNSIAGEITETELTRTEEGDWILRFDVTLSDDNPGDRPVELTLKLVSEDHPVSETFCYLLPPAEPEFVYPAVYTRQE
- a CDS encoding redoxin domain-containing protein — its product is MAFVAIPSVTHSQDKPSFELSEDVREALTPLFSRILKADVSRATVDLSVETVMGGEVVETAESVYEIASKYPDQYTIYYKSADDRKRLYSDGEKGVVALTPEAFFRLSEVASSQELATRSELNLGPYPEAVLALTLAGVDPAVTFLGGMKSVEVAGKMKYRGSIDSIHLRGQQKDGVTWDLWISDDSKPRPLRLLVDLTPMLIATGQVAVPQGYAYSLRYDFKSWRVIGEVDEKLFQYTPPPGAVEYESLEDFQQQSSEELAEHPLLGESIPDFELTLLDGSIIRKDDLKGKVFVLDFWATWCGPCLQAMPVLAETTKAFADKGVQFYAVNVGESSALVKGFVSEQDWDVAVASDPKGDLIELFSAKSIPLTLLIAPSGVVEAVHQGYPGAEALKQQFTDELEVLVQGGRIASSVPTDAKPEK
- a CDS encoding sugar phosphate isomerase/epimerase family protein — translated: MKTPLIHRRTALQMTATSALAAWLAQPLNLLAQEADKAADQGGTPLPYMDRIGLQLYTLRHEMKADPEGTLKAVAEAGYRQVELLNIDEEAVHLAAIARDNGLIVHSAFMDFNVIAEPQKEGVGSVEQTLELAERIGLRHVVFGYIAKHQRDTADKCRAIADRANKAADQTRNAGMRMCYHNHSFEFATFNNPEAANADNNSNESGDAKNADKLTAFDIFVERFDPHKMEFELDVFWAKIGGRDPIEMMRRLAGRISQVHLKDLKKDTPVITDEGQVPNDAFQELGNGIIDIPAVMNLAREIGVDQCHVEQDQSPAPLDSVRESVAFLKSFPA